The following coding sequences lie in one Leucobacter allii genomic window:
- a CDS encoding YraN family protein, which translates to MSHTVPPRDRPGRARIALGAHGEELAARFLAARGFEIVDRNWRCRAGELDLVARDAGTLVGVEVKTRSGSGYGHPLAAITARKALRLRRLLYEWVRAHEEHPERLRLDAVGITLGPGAPRIEHLAGIS; encoded by the coding sequence CACGGTTCCGCCCCGCGACCGGCCGGGGCGAGCGCGCATCGCCCTCGGGGCCCATGGCGAGGAGCTCGCCGCGCGGTTCCTCGCCGCGCGCGGCTTCGAGATCGTCGATCGGAACTGGCGCTGCCGCGCCGGCGAGCTCGACCTCGTCGCCCGGGACGCCGGCACGCTCGTCGGCGTCGAGGTGAAGACCCGCAGCGGTTCCGGCTACGGGCACCCGCTCGCCGCGATCACCGCGCGCAAGGCGCTCCGCCTCCGGCGACTCCTCTACGAATGGGTGCGCGCGCACGAGGAGCACCCGGAGCGGCTGCGCCTCGACGCGGTCGGGATCACGCTCGGGCCCGGCGCCCCGCGCATCGAGCATCTGGCGGGCATCTCGTGA
- a CDS encoding YifB family Mg chelatase-like AAA ATPase, which yields MSGLVCRAAAVALSGLSGTAVMVEAAVSQQLPGMAIIGLPDTALAEAKLRVRTATAQLGLPLSDRFLTVNLSPASLPKHGSGFDLAIALAALAASRQLPAERLAGIAHIGELGLGGELRRPAGLLSAVIAARGLGFSRVMVPASGGGEAALVPGIEVVAVADLTAAVAWYRGGAVAAPPATARPGRTTAPGSAPGGRAPGESGAPDAPLPDLADVVGQEEAVEAIVIAAAGRHHLSLSGPPGSGKTLLASRLRTILPELGDEESLEASSIASLGGAPLTGLIRIPPFESPHHTASQVSIIGGGSGAEIRPGAITRASHGVLLLDEAPEFSRHVLEALRQPLESGVIDIHRARVRTTLPAKLQLVLTANPCPCGNAGAPDTALQCRCSPSTRVRYQQRISGPLADRLDLRLTLHRVARTLFAAGSAPALTSASAGERVAAARSRALERLRGTPWRVNAEVTGAWLRSPRARLPRSDTAVLDRAIERGALTARGYHRTLRIAWSIADLAGRERPGRDEVAQALVLRGGGPS from the coding sequence GTGAGCGGGCTCGTGTGCCGCGCCGCCGCGGTCGCGCTCTCCGGGCTCTCCGGCACCGCCGTGATGGTCGAGGCCGCGGTCTCGCAGCAGCTGCCCGGCATGGCCATCATCGGGCTGCCCGACACCGCGCTGGCCGAGGCGAAACTGCGCGTGCGCACCGCCACCGCGCAGCTGGGCCTGCCGCTCTCCGACCGCTTCCTGACGGTCAACCTCTCGCCGGCCTCGCTCCCGAAGCACGGTTCCGGCTTCGACCTCGCGATCGCCCTCGCCGCCCTCGCCGCCTCGCGGCAGCTGCCGGCGGAACGCCTCGCGGGCATCGCGCACATCGGCGAGCTCGGCCTCGGCGGGGAGCTCCGCCGACCCGCGGGACTGCTCTCCGCCGTCATCGCGGCGCGCGGGCTCGGCTTCTCCCGGGTGATGGTGCCCGCCTCGGGCGGCGGCGAGGCGGCGCTCGTGCCGGGAATCGAGGTCGTCGCCGTCGCCGACCTCACCGCCGCCGTGGCCTGGTACCGGGGCGGGGCGGTGGCGGCCCCTCCGGCGACGGCACGGCCGGGACGAACGACGGCGCCCGGCTCCGCCCCGGGCGGACGGGCGCCCGGGGAATCCGGAGCGCCGGATGCGCCGCTCCCCGACCTGGCCGATGTCGTGGGTCAGGAGGAGGCGGTGGAGGCGATCGTCATCGCGGCAGCGGGACGGCACCATCTCTCGCTCTCGGGGCCGCCGGGCAGCGGGAAAACGCTCCTGGCGAGCCGCCTGCGCACCATCCTGCCCGAGCTCGGCGATGAGGAGTCGCTCGAGGCGAGCAGCATCGCCTCCCTCGGCGGCGCGCCCCTCACCGGACTCATCCGGATCCCGCCGTTCGAGAGCCCGCACCACACGGCGTCGCAGGTCTCCATCATCGGCGGCGGCTCCGGCGCGGAGATCCGCCCCGGCGCGATCACGCGCGCCAGTCACGGGGTGCTGCTCCTCGACGAGGCGCCCGAGTTCTCCCGCCATGTGCTCGAGGCGCTCAGGCAGCCGCTCGAGTCGGGCGTCATCGACATCCACCGCGCCCGGGTGCGCACGACGCTCCCCGCGAAGCTGCAACTGGTGCTCACCGCGAACCCCTGTCCCTGCGGCAACGCCGGGGCTCCGGACACCGCGCTCCAGTGCCGCTGCTCGCCGAGCACGCGGGTGCGCTACCAGCAGCGGATCTCCGGCCCGCTCGCCGACCGTCTCGATCTGCGGCTCACCCTGCATCGTGTGGCGCGGACGCTGTTCGCGGCGGGATCCGCGCCCGCGCTCACGAGCGCGAGCGCGGGCGAACGCGTGGCCGCCGCTCGATCCCGGGCGCTCGAACGGCTCAGGGGCACGCCGTGGCGCGTGAACGCGGAGGTCACCGGAGCGTGGCTGCGCAGTCCCCGCGCCCGGCTTCCTCGCAGCGACACCGCGGTGCTCGACCGCGCGATCGAGCGCGGTGCGCTGACGGCTCGCGGGTACCACCGCACGCTCCGGATCGCGTGGAGCATCGCCGATCTCGCGGGGCGCGAGCGCCCCGGACGCGACGAGGTCGCGCAGGCGCTCGTGCTCCGCGGCGGAGGCCCCTCGTGA
- the dprA gene encoding DNA-processing protein DprA: MTPGGRPARAVRADGELRERLIRLLPGGAASGSAPGAVSPGVASPAELPQPDADALLAHLVWSRLVEPGDGVAGALIDALGAAESLELVASGTGAARLCAIAADGASGGDGAAGATGMTGAAGVTGAAGAAGADVFGGPGGSRARGTADADAPEDDAPGPLTPARVRAGLGRWLPRLSRAASLEDMDRGIAAGLRFVSPGSLFWPDSLQDLGPHAPLGMWIRGEPELLAAFSLAVVGARACTGYGAHVTAELVDGVASAGVAIVSGAAYGVDAVAHRTALACGAPTVAVLAGGADRPYPAAHAELLQRIGASGLVCSEMAPGSAPTRWRFLQRNRLIAALARATLVTEAGVRSGSLNSAGHTAELGRMLGAVPGPVTSAASAGCHRLIREYGATLVTNAAEARELLGLAEDDALFGLGLDGRAPSRGRDAPRSVVPAPHPRRSAGPAPPDGGARHPTATSEPAAQPPPRQPALHRRIIDALPLRGSRRTEEVGRLAGVDARSANGALAELELLGYVARRETPEDGETGWALLRRE, from the coding sequence GTGACCCCGGGAGGGCGCCCCGCCCGGGCCGTCCGCGCCGACGGGGAGCTGCGGGAGCGGCTCATCCGGCTGCTGCCCGGGGGCGCCGCCTCGGGGAGCGCCCCCGGAGCAGTCTCCCCCGGAGTCGCCTCCCCGGCCGAACTCCCGCAACCCGACGCCGACGCGCTGCTGGCGCATCTCGTCTGGTCGCGGCTCGTCGAGCCCGGGGACGGCGTCGCCGGGGCGCTCATCGACGCGCTCGGAGCCGCCGAGTCCCTGGAACTCGTCGCCTCGGGGACGGGGGCCGCGCGCCTCTGCGCGATCGCCGCGGACGGCGCATCCGGCGGCGACGGTGCGGCCGGCGCGACCGGCATGACCGGTGCGGCCGGCGTGACCGGTGCGGCCGGTGCGGCCGGTGCGGACGTGTTCGGCGGACCGGGCGGATCCCGCGCGCGGGGGACCGCGGATGCGGACGCGCCGGAAGACGATGCGCCGGGGCCGCTCACGCCCGCCCGCGTGCGCGCCGGGCTCGGACGCTGGCTCCCGCGACTGAGCCGTGCGGCGAGCCTCGAGGACATGGATCGCGGCATCGCGGCCGGGCTGCGCTTCGTGTCGCCCGGCTCGCTCTTCTGGCCGGATTCGCTGCAGGATCTCGGTCCGCACGCGCCGCTGGGTATGTGGATCCGGGGCGAGCCGGAACTGCTCGCGGCATTCTCGCTCGCGGTCGTCGGGGCGCGCGCGTGCACCGGATACGGCGCCCACGTCACCGCCGAGCTGGTGGACGGCGTCGCCTCGGCGGGGGTCGCCATCGTCTCGGGTGCGGCGTACGGCGTCGATGCGGTCGCCCATCGCACCGCGCTCGCCTGCGGGGCGCCGACCGTCGCGGTGCTCGCGGGCGGGGCGGACCGCCCCTACCCCGCCGCGCACGCCGAGCTGCTGCAGCGCATCGGCGCGTCGGGGCTCGTGTGCTCGGAGATGGCGCCGGGCTCCGCGCCGACCCGATGGCGCTTCCTCCAACGGAACCGGCTCATCGCCGCGCTCGCGCGCGCGACGCTCGTCACCGAGGCCGGTGTCCGCTCGGGCTCCTTGAACTCGGCCGGCCACACCGCCGAGCTCGGGCGGATGCTCGGGGCGGTGCCCGGACCGGTCACGAGCGCGGCCTCCGCGGGCTGCCACCGCCTGATCCGCGAGTACGGCGCGACGCTCGTCACGAACGCCGCCGAGGCGCGGGAGCTCCTCGGGCTCGCGGAGGACGACGCCCTGTTCGGGCTCGGGCTCGACGGTCGCGCTCCGTCCCGGGGACGCGACGCACCCCGGTCCGTCGTCCCCGCGCCGCACCCGCGCCGCTCGGCCGGGCCCGCGCCGCCCGACGGCGGAGCGCGCCATCCGACCGCGACGTCTGAGCCGGCCGCGCAGCCGCCCCCGAGGCAGCCCGCGCTCCACCGGCGCATCATCGATGCGCTGCCCCTGCGCGGGAGCCGGCGCACGGAGGAGGTCGGGCGCCTCGCCGGAGTCGATGCGCGCTCCGCGAACGGCGCGCTCGCGGAGCTGGAGCTCCTGGGATACGTCGCCCGACGCGAAACGCCGGAGGACGGGGAGACCGGATGGGCGCTGCTCCGGCGAGAATGA
- a CDS encoding tyrosine-type recombinase/integrase has translation MHLVSAIAAFLDAVRLEYGYSTHTVRAYRRDLEDFLAFAEGTGGGSAAEVEAGTGDSPSAGGGPDAANDPGSVSGPDPVSGPGAMGGGDAPAGLEVSACDLELMRAWLWQRQQRGLAPTTLARNVATLKSFGSWLERRQLVPGNPASRLRAPKAPRELPRVLADGQMTRLLDRVARRAADGDPEALRDLAVLELLYAAALRVSELCTLPIAGLDRRERTVRVLGKGGKERVVPLGGPAARAIERYLVEGRPILAARAATQGTGAARPDAPLFLGNRGGALGTNAVYRLVARELADEPGGGPRGPHTFRHTAATHLLDGGADLRIVQEMLGHASLSSTQVYTHVSTERLAQSYRQAHPRA, from the coding sequence ATGCACCTGGTGTCGGCGATCGCGGCGTTCCTCGACGCCGTGCGCCTGGAGTACGGTTACTCGACGCATACCGTCCGCGCCTACCGCCGGGACCTCGAGGATTTCCTCGCATTCGCGGAGGGCACCGGCGGCGGATCGGCCGCGGAGGTCGAGGCGGGCACGGGCGATTCCCCGAGCGCCGGCGGCGGCCCGGACGCTGCGAACGACCCGGGCTCAGTGAGCGGCCCGGACCCAGTGAGCGGCCCGGGCGCCATGGGCGGCGGAGACGCTCCTGCCGGGCTCGAGGTGTCCGCCTGCGATCTGGAGCTCATGAGGGCGTGGCTGTGGCAGCGCCAGCAGCGCGGCCTCGCCCCGACCACGCTCGCGCGGAACGTCGCCACGCTGAAGTCCTTCGGCTCCTGGCTGGAGCGCCGTCAGCTGGTCCCCGGCAACCCCGCCTCCCGTCTGCGCGCGCCGAAGGCGCCGCGGGAGCTCCCCCGGGTGCTCGCCGATGGGCAGATGACGCGGCTCCTCGACCGGGTCGCGAGACGCGCGGCGGACGGCGACCCCGAGGCCCTCCGCGATCTCGCCGTCCTGGAGCTGCTGTACGCGGCGGCGCTGCGCGTCTCCGAGCTCTGCACGCTCCCGATCGCCGGACTCGACCGGCGGGAGCGCACGGTCCGGGTGCTCGGCAAGGGCGGCAAGGAGCGGGTCGTGCCGCTGGGAGGCCCCGCCGCTCGCGCGATCGAGCGGTACCTCGTCGAGGGCCGCCCGATCCTCGCGGCCCGAGCCGCGACGCAGGGCACCGGCGCAGCGCGGCCCGATGCGCCGCTCTTCCTCGGCAACCGCGGCGGCGCCCTCGGCACGAACGCGGTGTACCGGCTCGTCGCCCGCGAACTGGCCGACGAGCCGGGCGGCGGCCCCCGAGGGCCCCACACCTTCCGGCACACGGCGGCCACGCATCTGCTCGACGGCGGCGCCGATCTGCGCATCGTGCAGGAGATGCTCGGCCACGCGAGCCTCTCCAGCACCCAGGTGTACACGCACGTCTCCACGGAGCGCCTCGCGCAGAGCTACCGTCAGGCGCACCCGCGCGCCTGA
- a CDS encoding M23 family metallopeptidase — MAAPGIAAAMPVMDPSPGAARTGGVAGAAPATPFARPSSPSTAAPERRWTPPLGRALDVVGPYRAPPHRYGAGHRGIDLAAHPGEIVVAPVAGTVSFSGVVVDRPVLSLRVDRDTVVSLEPVRSALAAGDAVSAGETVGIVAASGHCDADCVHLGVRVAGEYANPLRYFRYRPVLLPWDG, encoded by the coding sequence GTGGCAGCGCCCGGGATCGCCGCCGCGATGCCGGTGATGGACCCGTCTCCGGGTGCGGCGCGGACGGGCGGGGTGGCGGGGGCGGCGCCGGCGACCCCGTTCGCGAGACCGTCGAGTCCCTCCACCGCGGCGCCCGAGCGGCGGTGGACACCGCCGCTCGGCCGAGCGCTCGACGTCGTCGGCCCCTACCGGGCGCCGCCGCATCGCTACGGCGCGGGGCATCGCGGCATCGATCTGGCGGCGCACCCCGGGGAGATCGTCGTGGCGCCGGTCGCCGGAACGGTCTCCTTCTCCGGGGTGGTGGTCGACCGGCCGGTCCTCTCCCTCCGGGTGGACCGTGACACGGTGGTGTCGCTGGAGCCGGTGCGCAGCGCGCTCGCCGCGGGCGATGCGGTCTCCGCGGGCGAGACGGTCGGGATCGTCGCCGCCAGCGGGCACTGCGATGCGGACTGCGTGCATCTCGGCGTGCGCGTGGCGGGGGAGTACGCCAATCCGTTGCGCTATTTCCGCTATCGCCCGGTGCTGCTGCCCTGGGACGGCTGA
- a CDS encoding DUF2469 domain-containing protein produces the protein MNEDELDDYEREAELSLFREYRDIASQFRYVVETERRFYLANEVDLKRQDAGSDFYFELAMTDVWVWDVYRANRFVKSVRVLTFKDVNVEELSAREFSLPQELALDE, from the coding sequence ATGAACGAAGACGAGTTGGACGACTACGAGCGCGAGGCCGAGCTGTCGCTGTTCCGCGAATACCGCGACATCGCCAGCCAGTTCCGCTACGTCGTCGAGACCGAGCGGCGCTTCTACCTCGCGAACGAGGTGGACCTCAAGCGGCAGGACGCGGGCAGCGATTTCTACTTCGAACTCGCGATGACCGATGTCTGGGTGTGGGACGTGTACCGGGCGAACCGCTTCGTGAAGTCGGTGCGCGTGCTCACCTTCAAGGACGTGAACGTCGAGGAGCTGTCCGCTCGCGAGTTCTCCCTGCCCCAGGAGCTCGCGCTCGACGAATAG
- a CDS encoding DNA polymerase Y family protein, with translation MNAAAATGAAAAATSGGTTSSGASAGAPERVMVFWVPDWPVHAHLRDQAEETASAAAPLRSAAPAQRGAADPVPPARAPVPPVPPLALVAQHRVTACSASARAAGVRVGQRERDAQSTLPALEVHPHRPEVDARRFAPVLAALEERFPGIEPRRPGLCALRARGPARYYGGEESAARILQAIAAELDLPGARVGIADGVFAAEQAARAAADDPGVGAPAEGVRIVPPHGSAAFLAELPVSRASDAGFAEVLHGLGIRTLGALAALPEDAVRQRFGAEGIAARRRASAAGPVHGAELRPRTPARDYAVELVCEPPIDAEEQLSFACMSLAEACIGGLAESGLVCTALRIELTDDIGVRHEREWAHPRRFSAADAVGRIRWQAAAIARDPERGGAGIARVRIVPVHTDRAAAHEPGLWSTEPDDRVHHHLSRTQSRLGHTAVGTAQLSGGRLLVDRQRFVPWSIGRTRARRARDSPAAPWPGAIPGPAPSTVFPRPLPAALHAADGAPVGIDADELLTADPAWLGVAGARIDSPVQHWSRPWTIRERWWEGAPERFRLQLQLADGDAWLLIRTADAWLAEGRYD, from the coding sequence ATGAACGCTGCGGCGGCGACGGGAGCAGCGGCAGCGGCGACGTCCGGGGGAACCACGTCATCCGGGGCGTCCGCGGGCGCGCCGGAGCGGGTGATGGTGTTCTGGGTGCCGGACTGGCCCGTGCACGCCCATCTCCGCGACCAGGCGGAGGAGACCGCGAGCGCGGCGGCGCCCCTCCGGAGCGCCGCGCCCGCACAGCGCGGAGCCGCCGATCCGGTGCCGCCCGCGCGGGCCCCGGTGCCCCCGGTGCCGCCGCTCGCGCTCGTCGCGCAGCATCGCGTGACGGCCTGCTCCGCGAGCGCGCGCGCCGCGGGCGTCCGCGTCGGGCAGCGCGAACGCGACGCGCAGTCGACCCTCCCGGCGCTCGAGGTCCATCCGCACCGGCCCGAGGTCGACGCGCGCCGCTTCGCTCCGGTGCTCGCCGCCCTCGAGGAGCGCTTCCCCGGCATCGAACCGCGCCGGCCCGGGCTCTGCGCGCTCCGGGCCCGCGGCCCCGCCCGCTACTACGGAGGCGAGGAGTCCGCGGCGCGGATCCTGCAGGCCATCGCCGCGGAGCTCGACCTCCCCGGGGCCCGGGTGGGCATCGCCGACGGCGTCTTCGCGGCGGAGCAGGCGGCTCGCGCCGCCGCGGACGATCCGGGGGTCGGCGCTCCCGCCGAGGGGGTCAGGATCGTGCCCCCGCACGGCTCCGCGGCGTTCCTCGCGGAGCTCCCGGTGTCGCGCGCGAGCGACGCCGGCTTCGCCGAGGTGCTCCACGGCCTCGGCATCCGCACGCTCGGCGCGCTCGCCGCGCTCCCCGAGGACGCCGTCAGGCAGCGCTTCGGCGCCGAGGGGATCGCGGCCCGTCGTCGCGCCTCGGCCGCCGGCCCGGTGCACGGCGCGGAACTGCGACCGCGGACGCCCGCCAGGGACTACGCCGTCGAGCTCGTCTGCGAACCGCCCATCGACGCCGAGGAGCAGCTCTCCTTCGCCTGCATGTCGCTCGCCGAGGCCTGCATCGGCGGCCTCGCCGAGAGCGGCCTCGTGTGCACCGCGCTGCGCATCGAACTCACCGACGACATCGGCGTGCGGCACGAGCGGGAGTGGGCGCACCCCCGGAGATTCTCGGCCGCGGATGCCGTGGGGCGCATCCGCTGGCAGGCGGCGGCGATCGCCCGCGACCCCGAGCGCGGCGGCGCGGGCATCGCCCGGGTGCGGATCGTGCCCGTGCACACCGACCGGGCGGCCGCGCACGAACCCGGGCTGTGGAGCACCGAGCCGGACGATCGCGTGCACCACCACCTCTCGCGCACGCAGAGCCGCCTCGGCCACACCGCCGTCGGCACCGCGCAGCTCAGCGGCGGCCGCCTCCTCGTCGATCGGCAGCGCTTCGTCCCCTGGAGCATCGGCCGCACGCGGGCGCGTCGGGCGCGCGACTCGCCGGCGGCCCCCTGGCCGGGCGCGATCCCCGGTCCGGCGCCCAGCACGGTCTTCCCCCGCCCCCTGCCCGCCGCGTTGCACGCCGCGGACGGCGCCCCCGTCGGCATCGACGCGGACGAGCTGCTCACGGCGGATCCGGCGTGGCTCGGCGTGGCCGGCGCCCGGATCGACTCCCCGGTGCAGCACTGGTCCCGGCCGTGGACGATCCGGGAGCGCTGGTGGGAGGGCGCCCCCGAGCGCTTCCGCCTGCAGCTGCAACTCGCCGACGGCGACGCCTGGCTCCTCATCCGCACGGCGGACGCCTGGCTCGCCGAAGGACGCTACGACTGA